The genomic interval GCTGGGCCCCGGGCCGCCTGGACGCGCCCGTAGGCGTCCATCAGCGTGCCCAGCCGTCCCTCGGCAGACTGCTCGGTGTCGGTGAGAGCCTTGGCGGCCATCGCGGCCGCCGCCATCACCATGTGACGCACGGCCGCATCGGAAAGTCCGGCCTCTGCCGGAGAGTTCGCTAAATCCACGGCACGCACCATAAAGGGCGGCACTGACAATCGGTCGTTCCGCACCATGAATTCGCACAATGGTGCGAATTTAATTGTCCGTGACACGCTCCACGGCCGCGTCGGCCGCAATGTCCGGATACAACTCCCGGTAATCCGCGGCATGGTGACGGATGTGATCCCTGCCAGCCGCAGTCACCACCCACCGGTACACCCCCTCCTGGCGCCCGTCACCCTCGTCGGGCAGACAGTCGATGAACCCGCGGCTCAGCGTCCCGCCGGGCCGGTAACCGGTCCCGAGATAGAACTTGGCCCGCCCCCACAGAGCGTCCTCCGCCAGCCCGGCCCCGCCTGCCTCGGCCACCTTGACCAGCGCGGTCCACAACCACTCCGACAACAGATCTCCGCGCGTACGACCGGCAGATCGTTCACCCAGCCCTGCCCGGGCGCAGGCCCGCCCCGCACGGGTCATCTCGACCACAACGCGTGGCACGAACCCGAGCGGAAACACCTCCACCTCGTCCTCGCTCACCCGCAGCAGACCCCGCCGCGCCAGTGCGTGCAGCGTCGCCCCAGCCCCGGCGTCGTGCCAGCCCTCCGCCCGCAGCCGCTCCTGAACGCGGGTGTAGCCGGTGAACGCCGGATCCGCTCTCACCGTGAAAGGAATCCGACGCCATTTCGCCGCCTGTCCCGGATCGCGTCCTGCTGCCCGGCTCTCACCGGCCCGGCTCTCAGCCTGCTGATCCTCACGGAAGCACGCGACCAGATAGCCACGTTGACGCTGCGTCAGCTCTTCCCATGCGCCAGAGCCGGCGCGCCGCTGTCCCTGCTGCCGGCCCGGCGTCCCCGGCGTCCTCGGCGCCCGGAGCAGGTGCCCCTGCTCCGGGAACGACCTGAACCAACTGCGGCGTACCGTCCGCACCGGCACGCGGTAAATCTTCGCCAGAGCCGGGATAACCTCCTGCAGCGCCTCCCCCGACGACCAGGCCGTCACCGCACGCCCGGTCTCCAGTGCCTGCAGCTTCCACTCCGTCACCCTGCCCAGTTCGGCGGGCAGCGCTGCGTCCAATAGAGGAACCACATCTACCCGGTCCAGTCCAGCAAACCGCCGCAGATCGGCCAGCGACTCCTCACCTGCAGGAACCCCCGCCAGCTCGTGCGCAGATGTCTTCAGCGCCCGGGCCATCAGCCGCAACCGACGTGGTGAAGGCGCGTGGGCGCCCTGCTCGTACGAAGCGATCTGCCGGGCCGACACCCCAACAGCAGCGCCCAACTGAGCCTGCGTCAGGCCAGCCTTCCTTCTCAGCAGCACGAGCGAACCCGGAGCGAACGGTTCGATCCGTCGAGGCATAGCACCATTATAGACTTCCTGAAGTCTATAATGAGACCCGCGTAGCCGCGGCACTGCCCGTCTAAGTGGTACAGGCGCCGAGCGCGTGGGCCCAGCGCCCCGCCGCGAGACATCAGCACGCTGGAAGCTCGCCGCAGCCAAGGCACTGGACCGACGGAAGGCGGAACGGTGACATCGCAGGCACGACACGAACTGGCCGTATGGATCGACCAGACCACCCAGGAGATGGCCAGCGAGTATGAACGCATCCGTGCTCGTGCCACTGAAGACCCTGGAACAGCAGGAGACCAAGGCGAGGAGAATTGGGCCCAACTGCTGCGCCAGTGGCTTCCCTCCAGCTACCAGGTCCGCACCAAGGGCCGAATCCTCTCTCACGACGGAACAGCCAGCCGGCAAGTCGACGTCGTCGTCCTACGTCCTGGATACCCGGCCAAACTCCTGGACAAAAAGCTCTACATCACCTCGGGAGTTGCCGCCGCTTTCGAATGTAAACTCACCCTCACGGCAGCCCACCTGGAAGAAGCGGCACAGACAGCCGCCGAAATCGCCCGCATGACAGCTCCCCGCCAAGGCACTCCCTACCGCGAGCTTGTAAGCCCTCTCCTCTACGGTGTCCTGGCACACTCACACTCCTGGGCCCAACCAGGCACCGCCCTTGAAAAGATCAACGACAACATCATCTCAGGGGCCCGTCACCACGCCCGGCACGCCCGTGAGCACCTCGACCTTGTGTGCGTCGCCGACACCTGCACGGCTTTGAAGTCCACCGAATTTCGCCTGCTGCACCCGCCCGAGGGGGACACCCAACTGTTCTGCATGGTCGGGCATTTCCTCGCCTGCGGCCAGGTCCCGCCCGTAGGTGCACTGCTGGCCTACGTAATGATTCGCCTCGGCTGGGAGGACTCGGCGGTGCGGCCGTTCGCCGAGTACTTCAGACTCTCCCGGTTGCTCTTGCGCGCGTCGGGCGGCGCCGCCAATCTGCATCCCACCGGTCTCACACCGGACACGGAAAAGGAAGCGCTGAGCAAGTCGACAGACTTCCTACGAGAACAGCCCTGGTCCTGGGACGAGTGGTCCCTCAGCCTTGAATGAGCAGCGTCGCCAGGAGCCTTAGACCGTGTCCTACGTGGTGAGGCGGACGAGTCGTTTGTAGCAGCACATGGCTGCCGCGAGTCCGAGATAAACTGGTCCTGCAGTGCAAGCACTATGTGCGGCCGGTGGGTTCCAAGGAGGTGCAGACCTTCAACGGAACGGCGCGCCCTGAGCACAAGGCGCATCACCCCATCATGATCGGTCTGAGCGGGTTTACCCAGCCGGCCACTGACTTCGCCGCCCGGCACGGGATCATCCTGCTGGGGCGGCCGGAACTGAAACGCTGGGCCCACGGAAACCATCTCTACACCATCATCGAGACCGAAGCATCGGAGTGATTCCCGTTGCCCTTTGCGGTTCTCGGCGCGGCGGCGGCGCAGCCGAATGCCATCCGTCCTGGCTGGGAACGGACCACAAGCGCCCATGTACTGGGGTCACGAGGCTCCCAGTGCTGTGGTGATCGTCCGGGTCAGAGGATGTGTCTCGCCCAGCGTCCGGCGGCAGTCCTCCCGAAGAGCGGCCAGCTGGGCCGCAGTCTCCTGTGGGTTTTGGGTGTGGCGTGCGACGAGGAGCCGGTCGTATCGGGTTGCCAGAGTGCGGGGATGAGCGGGGCCGTGGAAGCGCTCCTGATCACTCAGTACCCCTGACAAGGCTTCCAGAGCCTTTTCCGGCTCCCCGGTCTGAGCAAGAAGCCTGCCGAGCTGATGACGAGTACTCAAGGTGCGCGAATGCATGCCAAGGATGCGTTCCTGTTCGGCCAGCAGGGCCTGCAACTGGCGGAGGGCCCCGTGGAGGTCACCTGACCGGGCTGTCAGGAGTGCCAGCTCGAAGCGGGTGCTGAGCGTGTGCGGGTGCGCCGCGCCCAAAAGCCGTTCGTGGTCTTCGAGCACCGTGCTGAGACAGGCGAGGGCGTCGGATACCAGGCCGGTGTGGCCCAGAGTCCGGCCCAGCTCCTGTCGTGCCAGCAGAACGTCCACATGGTCCGGGCCCAGCACTGCCGTCATGTCAGGGAGCAGCTCCCGAAACAACTGCAATGCCTGCGGAGCGTCTCCCCGCTCACGCAGAAACCTGGCCTTGCTGCTTAAGGTCACCAAAGTCGCCGTATGACGCGGCCCCAGGACACGCCGCCGGTCGGCGGCGAGACGGTCGAGAAGAGCGACGGCCTCCGAGACCCGACCCGCCTCGGCGAGGTAGCGGGCTATGTCGTGACGCGCGGAGAGCGTATCGGGGTGATCCGGACCGAGTTGCGCGGCACGCTGCTGATGCAGCGGACGCAGCAGGCTGACGGCCGGCAGCGGCTGGCCTGCGTTGCCCAGGGCGATGGCGTGCGCATATTCGGCGTCGGGCACCCCGTGGCGGCGGGCGATCTCGAAAGCCTCCAATGCGACGGATGGCCGCATCAAGTCCACAGCGGCCCACCCGACGTCGAAGGCGTCTTGCGGCGCTACAGCGGCAAGGAGCATCTGCCAACTGCTCTCCGGTATGGCCGCCCCGGGAAGATCGATCAAGTAGTCGAAGGCCAGATAGCCCTGGCGGTCGGGCAGCAGCAGGCTGCTGGCTCCCTGCACCGGTGCGGTGGCCCATGCCAGCGCTTCCTCGAGGGGCTCTGGACGCAGGACGGCGCCGCCACGAGCGGACAGATAGATCTCGTGCATCGGCACCAGCAGCGAGGTGCCCACGGGCTGGTGCAAGCCCATGCGCCGGCAGTCGACGGCCGCGGCGACCAGAGCGGCACCGCGCGGATGCTCACCGGCCTGCCAGGCATGCGTCCAGTCGCTGAGCAGTTCCGGACCCACTGCCAGCACCTCCGCGATCCCGAAGCGGTCGGAGGCCTGAGCTGCCGCCCGCAACCGTGGATCGCGGTCGGTTTCCCTGGCCCGTCCGACCTCTTGCGGTGACCACAGGCGATCGAGTTCCACCGGCTCACCGGCATGCAGCAGCACCTCCCGGCCGGCCCGCCAAGTCGCCGCATCGGTGACGTCACGCTGCCGCGCGCTGTATCGGCCGTACTCCTTGCTGCGCATCGACGCCAGGAGCACTACCTGCCGTTCCGGACCGGCCAGCATCGCTTTGACCATCTCCAGCGTGATGCCGCCCGCCCGCAGAAACTGATCGAATTCGTCGAACCACACCACACAGCGCCGGGCCGTGCCCACAACGGACGCCAACGTCTGCAGATCTTCCGACGGCCGCGCCTGCAGCAGGACAAAGTCGGGAACAGCCACCCGCATGGCCTCGTAGGCCAGCCGGGACTTGCCGGCTGTCGAATCACCCACGATCAGCACGAAGCCGCCCTGCCTGATCCGCCCTACCACGTCGTCGAAGCGGTCGCGCTTGACGAAAGCGGGCACCCGGGCGCCCCCCCGGTCGATGTCACGGCGCAACGCCGCAGGATGGACCCCAAGACTGATCGGATCCAGCACGTCCCGCACCCGCTGCGTGCGAACGGCCAGCTCTCTGTCACGGGTTGCTGCGCACTGACGTTGCTGTCGATGCCCGCGCAGAGCGGTCCTCGCCTCATCGACGAAGACACCACTCACGGCCGCGGCAACAGCGGCCACAGCCGCCGTCCCACCAGCCGGCAGCCAGGTCGAGACTGCCAGCGCTGCACCCGCCCCACCCCCCGAAACACCGAGCAAGATCACCCAGAGCCGAAACGACCGCCACACCCTGCCCCCCCAACACGGACGGAGCCAGCACCGTCCCATGCACGCGACGACTACCAAACACGGACGGTCTCACCCGTATGGGAGTGCAGCAACCGCACCAGACTCCGAGATTCAGAGAATGCCTGCGACGCAGTCGACCGGCCCGGCGCCCCGTCGAAACCATCAACAGCATGAGACCCACCTCGTTGGCCTGCTGGTGCTGCCGTAGCGGCCATCTGGCTGGTGGCGACGGTGGTCCATTGGCTTCTCGCGCGTGCGGACCACTTCGCGGGCGCCGGGCGAGTCCGACCTCACCTCGCAGCGACGGTCCGCCCTGGCCAATCTCGGCCTGCTTCGGCGAGCTGCGGCGGCACCTCAGTGAGGAAGAGGTTTCTGGTACCTGAGGGACTGTTACCACG from Streptomyces sp. CC0208 carries:
- a CDS encoding restriction endonuclease codes for the protein MQCKHYVRPVGSKEVQTFNGTARPEHKAHHPIMIGLSGFTQPATDFAARHGIILLGRPELKRWAHGNHLYTIIETEASE
- a CDS encoding tetratricopeptide repeat protein → MLDPISLGVHPAALRRDIDRGGARVPAFVKRDRFDDVVGRIRQGGFVLIVGDSTAGKSRLAYEAMRVAVPDFVLLQARPSEDLQTLASVVGTARRCVVWFDEFDQFLRAGGITLEMVKAMLAGPERQVVLLASMRSKEYGRYSARQRDVTDAATWRAGREVLLHAGEPVELDRLWSPQEVGRARETDRDPRLRAAAQASDRFGIAEVLAVGPELLSDWTHAWQAGEHPRGAALVAAAVDCRRMGLHQPVGTSLLVPMHEIYLSARGGAVLRPEPLEEALAWATAPVQGASSLLLPDRQGYLAFDYLIDLPGAAIPESSWQMLLAAVAPQDAFDVGWAAVDLMRPSVALEAFEIARRHGVPDAEYAHAIALGNAGQPLPAVSLLRPLHQQRAAQLGPDHPDTLSARHDIARYLAEAGRVSEAVALLDRLAADRRRVLGPRHTATLVTLSSKARFLRERGDAPQALQLFRELLPDMTAVLGPDHVDVLLARQELGRTLGHTGLVSDALACLSTVLEDHERLLGAAHPHTLSTRFELALLTARSGDLHGALRQLQALLAEQERILGMHSRTLSTRHQLGRLLAQTGEPEKALEALSGVLSDQERFHGPAHPRTLATRYDRLLVARHTQNPQETAAQLAALREDCRRTLGETHPLTRTITTALGAS
- a CDS encoding DUF6602 domain-containing protein, which codes for MTSQARHELAVWIDQTTQEMASEYERIRARATEDPGTAGDQGEENWAQLLRQWLPSSYQVRTKGRILSHDGTASRQVDVVVLRPGYPAKLLDKKLYITSGVAAAFECKLTLTAAHLEEAAQTAAEIARMTAPRQGTPYRELVSPLLYGVLAHSHSWAQPGTALEKINDNIISGARHHARHAREHLDLVCVADTCTALKSTEFRLLHPPEGDTQLFCMVGHFLACGQVPPVGALLAYVMIRLGWEDSAVRPFAEYFRLSRLLLRASGGAANLHPTGLTPDTEKEALSKSTDFLREQPWSWDEWSLSLE
- a CDS encoding helix-turn-helix transcriptional regulator, with amino-acid sequence MPRRIEPFAPGSLVLLRRKAGLTQAQLGAAVGVSARQIASYEQGAHAPSPRRLRLMARALKTSAHELAGVPAGEESLADLRRFAGLDRVDVVPLLDAALPAELGRVTEWKLQALETGRAVTAWSSGEALQEVIPALAKIYRVPVRTVRRSWFRSFPEQGHLLRAPRTPGTPGRQQGQRRAGSGAWEELTQRQRGYLVACFREDQQAESRAGESRAAGRDPGQAAKWRRIPFTVRADPAFTGYTRVQERLRAEGWHDAGAGATLHALARRGLLRVSEDEVEVFPLGFVPRVVVEMTRAGRACARAGLGERSAGRTRGDLLSEWLWTALVKVAEAGGAGLAEDALWGRAKFYLGTGYRPGGTLSRGFIDCLPDEGDGRQEGVYRWVVTAAGRDHIRHHAADYRELYPDIAADAAVERVTDN